A genome region from Pseudorca crassidens isolate mPseCra1 chromosome 20, mPseCra1.hap1, whole genome shotgun sequence includes the following:
- the HSPBP1 gene encoding hsp70-binding protein 1 gives MANQGSGSSRLPLALPPASQGCSSGESGSSAGGSDNPPPPRNLQGLLQMAITAGSEEPDLPPEPMSEERRQWLQEAMSAAFRGQREEVEQMKNCLRVLSQPTTPSAGEAELAADQQEREGALELLADLCENMDNAADFCQLSGMHLLVGRYLEAGPAGLRWRAAQLIGTCSQNVAAIQEQVLGLGALRKLLRLLDRDPCDAVRVKALFAISCLVREQEAGLLQFLRLDGFSVLMRAMQQQVQKLKVKSAFLLQNLLVGHPEHKGTLCSMGMVQQLVALVRTEHSPFHEHVLGALCSLVTDFPQGVRECREPELGLEELLRHRCQLLQQHEEYQEELEFCEKLLQTCFSTPTDDSMDR, from the exons ATGGCGAACCAAGGCTCCGGGAGCAGTCGCCTTCCCCTGGCGctgcccccagcctcccaggGTTGCTCGTCAGGGGAGAGCGGCTCCTCCGCGGGCGGCTCCGACAATCCCCCGCCACCGCGAAACCTCCAAGGTCTGCTGCAGATGGCCATCACGGCGGGCTCTGAAGAGCCAGACCTCCCTCCAGAACCCATGAGTGAGGAG AGGCGCCAGTGGCTGCAAGAGGCCATGTCGGCTGCCTTCCGGGGCCAGCGGGAAGAGGTGGAGCAGATGAAGAACTGCCTCCGAGTGCTGTCCCAGCCCACAACCCCCTCAGCTGGTGAGGCTGAACTGGCTGCTGACCAGCAAGAGCGCGAGGGGGCCCTGGAGCTGCTGGCCGACCTGTGCGAGAACATGGACAACGCCGCAG ACTTCTGCCAGCTGTCCGGCATGCACCTGCTGGTGGGCCGCTACCTGGAGGCGGGGCCTGCAGGGCTGCGGTGGCGGGCGGCGCAGCTCATCGGCACGTGCAGCCAGAACGTGGCAGCCATCCAGGAGCAGGTGCTGGGCCTTGGCGCACTGCGCAAGCTGCTGCGCCTGCTGGATCGGGACCCCTGCGATGCTGTGCGCGTCAAGGCCCTCTTCGCCATCTCCT gcctggtcCGGGAGCAGGAGGCTGGGCTGCTGCAGTTCCTCCGCCTGGACGGCTTCTCTGTGTTGATGCGGGCCATGCAGCAGCAGGTGCAAAAGCTCAAGGTCAAGTCGGCATTCCTGCTGCAGAACCTGCTGGTGGGCCACCCTGAACACAAAG GGACCCTGTGCTCCATGGGCATGGTCCAGCAGCTGGTGGCCCTCGTCCGGACAGAACACAGCCCCTTCCATGAGCACGTGCTTGGAGCCCTGTGCAG CTTGGTGACGGACTTCCCCCAGGGTGTGCGGGAGTGCCGGGAGCCCGAGCTGGGCCTGGAGGAGCTTCTGCGGCACCGGTGCCAGCTGCTGCAGCAGCACGAGGAGTACCAG GAGGAGCTGGAGTTCTGCGAAAAGTTGCTACAGACCTGTTTCTCCACCCCGACGGACGACAGCATGGATCGGTGA